From the Flexistipes sp. genome, one window contains:
- a CDS encoding surface lipoprotein assembly modifier, whose protein sequence is MIRLLIIILLISASICSAQNNYIELGSAYLYQKSNLAVDSKNEIIHNYSEPDDAFGKFIPVVRFNYSQNKNGTGFYIGSPSLSSSGGGFLIGLKKPGLLNTEFSVYLSYRLPEEVWEDPFLLNKERSSTYKDSYGFGLNLNNILNTRFSYKLKLLSENIRDDVIGSNYSRLQRDGYIISQEISKNIRMSNKMFLNLGIFYKKGEYEGDANSYDEPGISASWAYLSPKGLSARIIYSLSYAKYAKEHPLFDKTRKDVNENIILVLRKNNILNLKNVFASAYIGVGGSFSNIDFYEKRLAFTGMSAGYSF, encoded by the coding sequence ATGATTAGATTATTAATAATTATATTACTGATTTCAGCCTCTATCTGTTCCGCGCAAAATAATTATATAGAGTTAGGATCAGCATATCTGTATCAAAAAAGCAATCTGGCCGTTGACAGTAAAAACGAAATAATTCACAACTATTCCGAACCTGATGACGCTTTCGGCAAATTCATACCTGTAGTACGTTTTAACTACTCCCAGAATAAAAACGGTACCGGCTTTTACATCGGTTCGCCTTCTCTAAGCTCATCGGGCGGAGGATTTCTGATTGGTTTAAAAAAGCCCGGTCTGTTAAACACTGAATTTTCTGTTTACTTGTCTTACCGGCTGCCTGAAGAGGTATGGGAAGACCCATTTCTTTTAAACAAGGAACGTTCGAGTACCTATAAAGATAGTTATGGTTTTGGCTTAAACCTCAACAACATTTTAAATACACGTTTCTCATACAAACTCAAACTTCTTTCTGAAAACATCCGCGATGATGTTATTGGCAGTAATTACAGCAGACTTCAAAGAGACGGATACATAATCAGTCAGGAAATATCAAAAAATATCCGTATGAGCAACAAAATGTTTCTCAACTTAGGGATATTTTACAAAAAAGGTGAATATGAAGGTGACGCCAACTCATATGATGAGCCCGGAATTAGTGCATCATGGGCTTATCTGTCACCAAAAGGACTATCAGCAAGGATAATATATTCTCTCAGTTATGCAAAATATGCCAAAGAACACCCTCTTTTCGATAAAACAAGGAAAGATGTGAATGAAAATATCATTCTTGTTTTAAGAAAAAATAACATTCTGAATCTTAAAAATGTTTTCGCTTCAGCTTATATAGGAGTTGGAGGATCGTTTTCAAACATAGATTTTTACGAAAAAAGGCTTGCTTTTACTGGAATGAGCGCAGGATATTCCTTTTAA
- a CDS encoding RsmB/NOP family class I SAM-dependent RNA methyltransferase: MSIRINTLKATKDLMLDKFSGKYNASPTKVSPFGITFNQHINVRQLNEFKKGYFEIQDEASQLIPLLLDIKPGEKILDFCAGTGGKALGISSLTFNTADIYIHDINENRIQKAINRSKKTGAKFKKLKEGQYRFFDKVLVDAPCSGIGSMRRDADLPMRLDNNKLEKYTDLQKSIFNKALSYVKPGGLIAYVTCSFLEQENEKQVSNFLDNNHRLELVKAVDILDKDISDKLSLLDFFRTSPACYGMDALFGAVFRVS; encoded by the coding sequence ATGAGTATCAGGATAAACACATTAAAGGCTACAAAAGATTTGATGCTGGATAAATTCTCAGGTAAATACAATGCTTCTCCAACCAAAGTCAGTCCTTTCGGCATTACTTTCAACCAGCATATAAATGTCAGGCAGCTGAATGAGTTTAAAAAAGGTTACTTTGAGATACAGGATGAAGCCAGTCAGCTCATCCCTTTGCTTTTGGATATAAAACCGGGCGAAAAAATTCTCGATTTCTGTGCAGGAACAGGAGGAAAGGCTTTGGGAATTTCTTCCTTAACATTTAACACTGCGGATATTTACATACACGATATAAATGAAAACCGCATACAAAAAGCCATAAACAGGTCTAAGAAAACCGGTGCTAAATTTAAAAAATTAAAAGAGGGGCAGTATAGATTTTTTGATAAAGTTCTGGTGGATGCCCCCTGCTCAGGTATTGGTTCGATGCGGCGGGATGCTGATCTGCCCATGAGGCTTGATAACAACAAGCTTGAAAAATATACAGACTTACAAAAAAGTATATTCAACAAAGCGTTATCTTACGTCAAACCAGGCGGATTAATAGCATATGTAACCTGCAGTTTCCTTGAACAGGAAAATGAGAAACAAGTAAGCAACTTCCTTGACAATAATCACCGGCTTGAATTAGTAAAAGCCGTTGATATACTCGACAAAGACATCTCGGACAAACTCAGCCTCCTAGACTTCTTCAGGACATCCCCCGCCTGTTATGGCATGGATGCCCTCTTTGGGGCTGTTTTCAGGGTTTCGTAA
- a CDS encoding SDR family oxidoreductase — MSKTILITGATSGFGLACAEIFFHNKWNVILTGRRKERLENLEKKLGNISSVYTSELDVRNSSSVEKFITDLPQGFRDIDVLVNNAGLALGLDPAYEANLDDWDVMVDTNIKGLLYCTKSVLKTMVKKNSGHIVNIGSTAGNWPYPGGNVYGATKSFVQQFSRNLRADLLGTKVKVTNIEPGMAETEFSLVRFKGDKKKAEKVYENADLLQPEDIAEIIYWVVNTPERVNINTLEVMATCQAWGPLQVNQS; from the coding sequence ATGTCAAAAACAATTTTAATCACAGGAGCGACTTCCGGATTTGGATTAGCATGTGCTGAAATTTTTTTCCACAACAAATGGAACGTAATCTTGACGGGCAGGAGGAAGGAAAGGCTTGAAAACCTGGAGAAAAAACTCGGCAATATTTCCAGTGTCTACACTTCAGAACTTGATGTGAGAAACAGTAGCAGTGTGGAAAAGTTTATAACAGATTTACCGCAGGGATTCAGGGATATCGATGTTCTTGTCAATAACGCCGGTCTCGCCCTTGGCTTGGATCCGGCATATGAGGCAAATTTGGATGACTGGGATGTTATGGTGGATACAAATATTAAAGGACTTTTGTATTGCACAAAAAGTGTTCTTAAAACAATGGTAAAGAAAAACAGCGGTCATATTGTTAATATAGGTTCCACAGCGGGGAACTGGCCGTATCCGGGTGGCAATGTTTACGGCGCAACCAAGTCTTTTGTCCAGCAGTTTTCAAGAAATCTTAGGGCTGATTTACTGGGGACAAAAGTCAAGGTGACAAATATCGAGCCTGGAATGGCTGAAACAGAATTTTCCCTGGTGAGATTTAAAGGTGATAAGAAAAAAGCTGAAAAAGTTTATGAAAATGCCGACTTACTGCAGCCGGAAGATATCGCTGAAATAATATATTGGGTGGTAAACACACCTGAGAGGGTCAATATAAATACTTTGGAAGTAATGGCAACATGCCAGGCCTGGGGTCCGCTGCAGGTAAACCAGAGCTAA
- the mnmA gene encoding tRNA 2-thiouridine(34) synthase MnmA: MPGKVLVAMSGGVDSTVTAYLLKKQGADVIGLTLKMFEGQEKHLDDAGKMAAKLNIPWYFEDYTDFFRDEVISYFINTYRKGKTPNPCCYCNEYAKFRYLFEQMQKHNADKIATGHYARKTFKNGHWFIAKAANLKKDQSYYLSLLDEFYIGLTEFPLGEFPSKYQVRKIAEELGLEVSGKKDSQDVCFLEGGDYREYLSEKIPSDKIKKGNFIYKGEILKEHEGVEFYTVGQRKGLKTGFHKPLYVVEIDPVSNNIYLGSKEETYFKGVKLEECNFITERKFFKSEIKLRYRMKSAACTVEILPNNEAAVLFDEKQSAPTPGQVAVIYDGDLVAGGGIIRKAF; this comes from the coding sequence TTGCCTGGGAAAGTTTTAGTGGCTATGAGCGGAGGAGTTGACAGTACCGTAACCGCTTACCTTTTAAAGAAGCAGGGGGCTGATGTTATCGGCTTAACCCTGAAAATGTTTGAAGGGCAGGAAAAGCATCTGGATGATGCAGGTAAAATGGCTGCAAAGCTAAATATACCATGGTATTTTGAGGATTATACAGATTTTTTCCGTGATGAGGTTATATCATATTTTATAAATACATACAGAAAAGGTAAAACGCCCAATCCCTGCTGCTATTGCAATGAGTATGCAAAATTCAGATATCTTTTTGAACAGATGCAAAAGCATAATGCCGATAAGATAGCCACAGGGCACTATGCCCGTAAAACTTTTAAGAACGGACATTGGTTTATTGCAAAAGCCGCAAACCTAAAAAAGGATCAATCGTATTATTTGAGTCTGCTGGACGAATTTTATATAGGTTTAACTGAGTTTCCTTTAGGAGAATTCCCAAGCAAATATCAGGTAAGAAAAATTGCTGAGGAGCTTGGTCTTGAAGTTTCCGGTAAGAAAGACAGCCAGGATGTCTGTTTTCTTGAGGGTGGGGATTACAGAGAATATCTGAGTGAAAAGATACCATCTGATAAAATCAAAAAGGGAAATTTTATTTACAAAGGTGAGATACTCAAAGAACACGAAGGGGTAGAATTCTATACTGTAGGTCAGAGGAAAGGTCTGAAAACAGGATTTCACAAGCCTTTATATGTTGTTGAAATTGACCCTGTTTCCAACAATATCTACCTTGGCTCCAAAGAGGAAACATACTTTAAAGGTGTAAAGTTAGAGGAATGTAATTTTATTACAGAAAGAAAGTTTTTCAAATCTGAAATCAAATTAAGATACAGGATGAAAAGCGCAGCTTGTACAGTGGAGATTCTCCCTAATAATGAAGCGGCTGTACTTTTTGATGAAAAACAGTCAGCTCCCACACCGGGACAGGTGGCAGTAATTTATGATGGAGATTTGGTTGCCGGAGGCGGAATAATAAGAAAGGCTTTTTGA
- a CDS encoding ComEA family DNA-binding protein, which produces MKKIIFAILMLLMVFTLAFAKVNLNTASKKELSSLEYIGDAKAQAIIDYREKNPFENIKEFIKVDGVGERVFEMNKDNLCTGNGDC; this is translated from the coding sequence ATGAAAAAAATAATTTTTGCTATTTTAATGTTGCTTATGGTATTTACTCTTGCTTTTGCAAAGGTAAATCTCAATACTGCATCCAAAAAGGAGCTTTCCTCGCTGGAGTATATTGGGGATGCAAAGGCACAAGCCATAATAGATTACAGAGAAAAAAATCCTTTTGAGAATATAAAAGAGTTTATTAAAGTTGACGGTGTAGGTGAGAGAGTTTTCGAAATGAATAAGGATAATCTTTGCACCGGCAACGGCGACTGTTAA
- a CDS encoding FmdB family zinc ribbon protein, with translation MPIYEYQCEKCSDVFELFEGINSKSKIRKCSKCGGDAKRIISMSNFQLKGSGWYVTDYKGKNTCANSASGKSKPENKNTADACSTCAAGAGKTQ, from the coding sequence ATGCCTATATATGAATACCAGTGTGAAAAATGTTCTGATGTGTTTGAGTTGTTTGAAGGAATTAACTCAAAAAGTAAAATAAGAAAATGCTCCAAGTGTGGCGGAGATGCCAAAAGGATAATATCTATGTCCAATTTCCAGCTTAAAGGATCAGGCTGGTATGTCACAGACTACAAAGGAAAAAATACCTGTGCAAACAGTGCATCCGGGAAGAGCAAACCTGAAAACAAAAACACTGCCGATGCGTGTAGTACATGTGCTGCCGGAGCAGGTAAAACTCAATAA
- a CDS encoding SIR2 family NAD-dependent protein deacylase, translated as MDYKDKIKAAADIIKNSESLVITAGAGIGVDSGLPDFRGNRGFWKAYPPYERLGLSFIEAANPAHFERDPSFGWGFYGHRLQMYRNITPHKGFYLMLDWIKQFGMDYFVVTSNVDGHFQKAGFPEDKVYEIHGSIHYLQCLNACTSSIWENKEKIDVDTESMRARNVPKCINCHTVARPNILMFGDFSWLPYRSHEQSNRFDDFLDSQKKSKIAVIEIGAGTAIPSIRHTSERIHRNLNAEIIRINPREPEVKRPNIGIGEGSLKTLSDIDEVLND; from the coding sequence ATGGATTATAAGGATAAAATTAAAGCAGCTGCTGATATAATCAAAAATTCAGAATCATTGGTTATAACTGCCGGTGCCGGAATAGGTGTTGATTCCGGTCTGCCTGATTTTAGGGGCAACCGGGGATTCTGGAAAGCCTACCCTCCTTATGAGCGCCTTGGACTCAGTTTTATCGAAGCCGCTAATCCTGCTCATTTTGAAAGAGATCCCTCTTTTGGATGGGGTTTTTACGGACACCGACTGCAGATGTACAGAAATATAACACCTCATAAAGGATTTTATTTAATGCTGGACTGGATAAAACAGTTCGGTATGGATTATTTCGTTGTGACTTCCAATGTTGACGGGCACTTTCAAAAAGCGGGTTTTCCTGAAGATAAAGTATATGAGATTCACGGTTCCATACATTACCTACAATGTCTCAATGCCTGTACATCAAGCATTTGGGAAAACAAAGAAAAGATTGACGTTGATACAGAAAGTATGAGGGCAAGAAATGTTCCCAAATGTATTAACTGTCACACAGTGGCCAGACCCAATATTTTAATGTTCGGGGATTTTTCATGGCTGCCGTACAGAAGTCACGAGCAGTCAAACCGTTTTGATGATTTTTTGGACAGTCAAAAAAAATCAAAAATAGCTGTAATAGAAATAGGTGCAGGTACAGCTATCCCTTCAATAAGACACACCAGTGAGCGTATACACAGGAATTTGAATGCTGAAATAATAAGAATAAATCCCAGAGAACCTGAAGTTAAAAGACCGAATATAGGAATCGGAGAGGGCTCCTTAAAAACCCTCTCCGACATTGACGAGGTTTTAAATGATTAG
- a CDS encoding class I SAM-dependent methyltransferase — translation MEFYEMLNNYYDEIFPFSKSTYGFIKELVPENAHLLEIGSATGKYVKTFQKDGFKATGLEYSKIFMDNPYEMVIGDMHKLPFKKESFETVFCIGNTLAHSIDRNEVHKVLYSAFSLLKPKGSLVVQTVNYDRICANGIKELDPIETPNVKFERYYEYTDDERVVFKGVLTDKKNNKKQSSEVNLVPVFYEDFIRASSRTGSSFVCFNGDFDYGKFFKNESFMTVATFTKP, via the coding sequence ATGGAATTTTATGAAATGTTAAATAATTATTATGATGAAATATTTCCTTTCAGCAAGTCCACTTATGGTTTTATAAAAGAACTGGTACCTGAAAATGCACATTTGCTTGAGATAGGGTCTGCAACAGGCAAATATGTGAAAACTTTTCAAAAGGACGGATTCAAAGCTACTGGGCTTGAGTACAGTAAAATATTTATGGATAACCCCTACGAAATGGTAATCGGTGACATGCATAAACTTCCCTTTAAAAAAGAGTCTTTTGAAACCGTATTTTGTATTGGTAACACACTTGCTCATTCTATTGACAGAAATGAGGTCCATAAAGTACTTTACAGCGCTTTTTCTTTACTAAAACCCAAAGGCAGCTTGGTGGTTCAGACAGTAAATTATGACAGAATTTGCGCTAACGGTATCAAAGAATTGGATCCAATTGAAACACCTAATGTTAAGTTCGAGCGATATTATGAATATACCGACGACGAACGGGTTGTATTCAAAGGTGTTTTGACGGACAAGAAAAATAATAAAAAACAGTCTTCCGAAGTGAATTTGGTACCTGTTTTTTATGAAGATTTTATAAGAGCCTCAAGCAGAACGGGCTCATCCTTTGTTTGTTTTAACGGAGATTTTGATTACGGTAAATTTTTTAAAAACGAAAGTTTTATGACTGTGGCTACCTTTACGAAACCCTGA